The Amycolatopsis sp. DG1A-15b genome contains the following window.
AATCCCACGCCCGGGAGGCGTCGGCGCTGGTCAGCGCGGTGGCGAAGGTCACAGCGAGCACCGTGTGCGCGTACCTGCCGTTCGGCACCGAGCCGGGCACGACGGCGTTCGTCGACGCGCTGGCGGCCGGCGGCGCGCGGGTCCTGCTGCCCGTCATCCTGCCGGCGCCGGGCCCGCTCGACTGGGCCGAGTACACGGGCGAGGCCGATCTCGTGCCCAGCCGGTTCCGCGGCATCCGGGAGCCGGGCGGGAAACGCCTGGGTACCGAGGCCGTGGGCGCGGCGGAACTGGTGCTGGTGCCCGCGCTGGCCGTGGATCGCCGGGGCGTCCGGCTCGGGCGCGGGGCGGGCCACTACGACCGCTCATTGGTCTTCGCCGCGGCCGGCGCTACGCTGCTGGCCGTCGTCCGGGACGAAGAGCTGGTCGAACGGCTGCCCGGGGAGCCGCACGACGTGCGGATGACCGGGGCCTTGACGCCCGGTCGAGGCGTGGTCGAACTGCCGGTGTGAGCAACCAGGAATTGCCTTTCGGGAAGGTTTTCCCGCACAATCGGGTTAGCACTCAGGTCGGATGAGTGCCAGCAAAGGAGCCGTCAGTGCCTACGTACCAGTACGCCTGCAAAGAATGCGACCACCGGTTCGAAGCCGTGCAGTCGTTCTCGGACCCCAGCCTGACCGTCTGCCCGCAGTGCTCCGGGGTGCTGCGCAAGGTCTTCAGCTCGGTCGGCGTCGTCTTCAAGGGGAGCGGGTTCTACCGCACGGACTCGCGCGACTCGAGCAAGTCGAGCACCGCGCCCGCCCCGGCGAAGACCGAGACCAAGACGGAGTCGAAGCCGGACACGAGCTCGGCATCCTCCTCTTCGACCACGACGAAGACGGCCGCCGCGGCGTCCTGACCCGCGAGTTATCCACAACACCCCGGTTGTCCACAGATGCCGGACGTGGCCCTTCCGGCGGCCCGTCCGGCTTCCCTAACGTCGATCTTGTGCGGCACACCGCCGCACCCGATCCGGCCGAGGGGGCCCCGTGGACGTCCTGCCGAAGCTCCGCGCACTTCATCCGACCCGGCTGCCGAGCCGGCGGACGCGGCTGATCCGCCGCTGGCTCGCCGTCGGCCTGCTCGTCCTGGGTGGGCTGTCGCTCGTCCACCCCGGCTCCGCACGAGGCGCACCGACCGTCCTCGCGGCCCACGACCTTCCTTCCGGCGCGACGCTGAGCGCTGCCGATGTCCGGCTGGCCGACCTCTCCGACGAAGCACGTCCGATGGGCGTGTTGAGCACCCTCGACGCCGTCGACGGGCGCCTGCTGGCGGGCGCCGTCCGGGCCGGCGAGCCGCTGACCGACGTCCGGCTGGCGACGGTCCCCGCCCCGGGTGATCCCGGCACGGCGACCGTGCCGGTCCGGCTGGCCGACGTGGCCGTCGCCGCGCTGCTCCGGCCCGGCCAACGCGTCGACGTCGTCGCGGCGCCGGAGCCGGCCGCGCCCGCCTCCGTGCTGGCCGCTGGGGCGACGGTCGTGACGGTAGGGCACCAGGAGCCGGCCACGCTCAAGGGGCCGCTGGTGCTGCTCCGGCTGTCGGAGGCCGCGGCAACGAAGGTGGCGGCGATTTCACTGGAGCGTCCGGTAACGGTTACTCTCCGCTAGCCTCCGCCCGCCCAGACGGGCGGGGCGTCCCCTTCCGGTTGGTGGCTCGTGAGGAGAAAAAGGTGTTCAAAGGCTTCAAGGACTTCCTGATGCGCGGCAACGTCGTCGACCTGGCCGTGGCGGTGGTCATCGGCTCGGCGTTCACGGCGATCGTCACGGCGT
Protein-coding sequences here:
- a CDS encoding 5-formyltetrahydrofolate cyclo-ligase, giving the protein MHALGNEHLSKAEWRDRVTRARAEQTAESHAREASALVSAVAKVTASTVCAYLPFGTEPGTTAFVDALAAGGARVLLPVILPAPGPLDWAEYTGEADLVPSRFRGIREPGGKRLGTEAVGAAELVLVPALAVDRRGVRLGRGAGHYDRSLVFAAAGATLLAVVRDEELVERLPGEPHDVRMTGALTPGRGVVELPV
- a CDS encoding FmdB family zinc ribbon protein; this translates as MPTYQYACKECDHRFEAVQSFSDPSLTVCPQCSGVLRKVFSSVGVVFKGSGFYRTDSRDSSKSSTAPAPAKTETKTESKPDTSSASSSSTTTKTAAAAS
- a CDS encoding SAF domain-containing protein, with amino-acid sequence MDVLPKLRALHPTRLPSRRTRLIRRWLAVGLLVLGGLSLVHPGSARGAPTVLAAHDLPSGATLSAADVRLADLSDEARPMGVLSTLDAVDGRLLAGAVRAGEPLTDVRLATVPAPGDPGTATVPVRLADVAVAALLRPGQRVDVVAAPEPAAPASVLAAGATVVTVGHQEPATLKGPLVLLRLSEAAATKVAAISLERPVTVTLR